CTGGCTGTCGCCAGTTCATTCTGTACAGCACCTGTAGGGTGATCAGAATGAGAGGTTAGTGTGTGGCAGCTTTGGTACAGCTCAGGGCCGTTTTATTCTGACTCGCTGCCTTTTCGGGAACTGACGGGAAAAGTATATGAAGGAGTGCCTCTTACCCTCACCGTGCATGAACACAACATTAGGAAGGCAGTAAGAAGTTGTTTGGGGCATAAGCCCAAAGCAGTGGAAGTTAGTTCACGTAATTGGGGTTTTATTGCCGGGTGGCGGCTTCGCCTGACCCGGCCTATGGCTCAAATGGGGGTTGCATGCCCGTGTGGGCGAGAGGTTATTTAAGCAAGGTTCCCCAGTTTTCTACCCAGGGATTGGATTCGCTTTCCGGTTCAGGATGTTCGCTGGCGTCAATCAGCAGCATTTCTCCTACGCGGTGGGCACTTTGCTCCTGCAACAGCGCATCGAACTGCTTGCCGCCATTGCAAAAATTAACGTAGCTACTGTCGCCCAGCGCAATGACCCCGTAATGCAGATTTGGCTGGAAACCGAGATTATCTTTGATTCCCTGAAACAGCGGCACGATGCTATCCGGCAGATCGCCCTGCCCGGTCGTTGAGGTCACCACCAGCACATATTTATCCTGATAAGCCTGCCAGTCGCTAAGCTCCGGATCTTCGAACACCGTGGCTTTATGACCCTGCGCCGTCAAAATCGCTTCGGCCTCTTCGGCAACCAGCAGCGCGTTTCCGTACATC
The Citrobacter arsenatis DNA segment above includes these coding regions:
- a CDS encoding flavodoxin, which encodes MAEIGIFVGTMYGNALLVAEEAEAILTAQGHKATVFEDPELSDWQAYQDKYVLVVTSTTGQGDLPDSIVPLFQGIKDNLGFQPNLHYGVIALGDSSYVNFCNGGKQFDALLQEQSAHRVGEMLLIDASEHPEPESESNPWVENWGTLLK